One genomic window of Polyangium aurulentum includes the following:
- a CDS encoding xanthine dehydrogenase family protein molybdopterin-binding subunit, with product MTTAAPSRPSLVGQSVPRTDGAAKVTGQALYVDDLPRMPGELHGITVRSPVPRGILRGVTLDPAFDWSDVTVVRAEDVPVNIVATIVDDQPILAADRINHAYEPVVLLACADRQKLARAAKAVHLDIEPLPAIIDPVESFAQKEIIWGEDNVHKRYLLKKGRADVEGATESASAIDAALAECEVVVGGRYTTHHQEQLYIEPQGIVAFWDDAGVHATGSLQCPYYVHKAFLRAFGIPPQAIHVTQAVTGGGFGGKEEYPSVIALHAALLAKKSGRPVRMIYDRKEDIEATTKRHPSICEITTGCDADGTLRAIKMRVLMDGGAYVTLTPVVLSRGALHSAGAYRWQDVRIEAIAVATNTPPNGAFRGFGAPQTIWAIERHLDRVARAVGIDPVELKRKNLLKEGDTTATGQVLRGSVGGASCLETAIAASGYHDKRKRGPVVTGRVARGIGASVFMHGAGFTGSGERYLKGKVALDLLPGGRLLIRTASTDIGQGTETVFRQIAADAAGVPLEAVDFAVPSTTTVPDSGPTVASRTVMVVGSIVENAARQVAERVQKEQAAGGGSFAEAGDRLLGREEKVTVLLQYEPPGWVQWDDERYKGDAYPVYGWACDVAEVEVDLDTFEVKVVDFWSATDVGKAIHPVMCKGQIEGGSLQAIGWALWEEIVWRDGRIMNPRMTNYIIPTSLDAPPFHTDLVEAPYALGPGGGAKGIGELPMDGGAPAIAAAVEHATGLFVGELPLTPERLFSLYQSWQG from the coding sequence ATGACGACCGCCGCTCCCTCCAGACCCTCTCTCGTCGGCCAGAGCGTCCCGCGCACCGATGGCGCGGCCAAGGTGACGGGCCAGGCCCTCTACGTCGACGACCTTCCGCGCATGCCCGGCGAGCTGCACGGGATCACCGTGCGCAGCCCCGTTCCCCGCGGGATCCTCCGCGGCGTCACGCTCGATCCGGCGTTCGACTGGAGCGACGTCACGGTCGTGCGCGCCGAGGACGTGCCCGTGAACATCGTCGCGACGATCGTCGACGATCAGCCGATCCTCGCCGCCGATCGCATCAACCACGCCTACGAGCCCGTGGTGCTGCTCGCGTGCGCCGATCGACAGAAGCTCGCGCGCGCCGCGAAGGCGGTGCACCTCGACATCGAGCCTCTGCCGGCGATCATCGACCCCGTGGAGTCGTTCGCGCAGAAGGAGATCATCTGGGGCGAGGACAACGTCCACAAGCGCTACCTGCTGAAGAAGGGGCGCGCCGACGTGGAGGGCGCGACGGAGAGCGCGTCGGCGATCGACGCGGCCCTCGCCGAGTGCGAGGTGGTCGTGGGCGGGCGCTACACGACGCACCACCAGGAGCAGCTCTACATCGAGCCGCAGGGCATCGTCGCGTTCTGGGACGACGCGGGCGTGCACGCGACGGGGTCCTTGCAGTGCCCTTACTACGTGCACAAAGCATTTCTGCGCGCGTTCGGCATCCCGCCGCAGGCCATCCACGTCACGCAGGCGGTGACGGGCGGCGGGTTCGGGGGCAAGGAGGAGTATCCGTCGGTGATCGCGCTGCACGCGGCGCTGCTCGCGAAGAAGAGCGGCCGGCCCGTGCGCATGATCTACGATCGCAAGGAGGACATCGAGGCGACGACGAAGCGCCACCCTTCGATCTGCGAGATCACGACGGGCTGCGACGCCGACGGCACGCTGCGCGCGATCAAGATGCGCGTCCTCATGGATGGCGGCGCGTACGTCACGCTGACGCCCGTCGTGCTCTCGCGCGGCGCGCTGCACTCGGCCGGCGCGTACCGCTGGCAGGACGTGCGCATCGAGGCGATCGCGGTCGCGACGAACACCCCGCCGAACGGCGCCTTCCGCGGGTTCGGCGCGCCGCAGACGATCTGGGCGATCGAGCGGCACCTCGATCGCGTCGCGAGGGCCGTGGGCATCGACCCTGTCGAGCTGAAGCGCAAGAACCTCTTGAAGGAGGGCGACACCACGGCCACGGGCCAGGTCCTGCGCGGCTCGGTGGGCGGCGCTTCGTGCCTCGAGACGGCGATCGCGGCGAGCGGTTATCACGACAAACGCAAGCGCGGGCCGGTCGTGACGGGGCGCGTCGCGCGTGGAATCGGCGCCTCGGTGTTCATGCACGGCGCGGGCTTCACGGGCTCGGGCGAGCGTTACTTGAAGGGCAAGGTCGCGCTCGATCTGCTCCCTGGCGGCAGGCTCCTCATTCGCACGGCGTCGACCGACATCGGCCAGGGTACCGAGACGGTCTTCCGGCAGATCGCGGCGGACGCGGCGGGCGTGCCGCTCGAGGCCGTCGATTTCGCGGTCCCCTCGACCACCACGGTCCCCGACTCGGGGCCCACGGTCGCGTCGCGCACGGTGATGGTGGTCGGCTCGATCGTCGAGAATGCCGCGCGCCAGGTGGCCGAGCGCGTGCAAAAGGAGCAAGCCGCGGGCGGCGGCAGCTTTGCGGAGGCGGGCGATCGGCTGCTCGGGCGCGAGGAGAAGGTGACCGTCCTCTTGCAATACGAGCCGCCGGGCTGGGTGCAATGGGACGACGAGCGCTACAAGGGCGACGCGTACCCCGTGTACGGCTGGGCCTGCGACGTGGCCGAGGTCGAGGTCGATCTCGACACGTTCGAGGTCAAGGTGGTCGATTTCTGGTCCGCGACGGACGTGGGCAAGGCGATTCACCCGGTGATGTGCAAGGGCCAGATCGAGGGCGGCAGCTTGCAGGCGATCGGCTGGGCGCTGTGGGAGGAGATCGTCTGGCGCGACGGGCGCATCATGAACCCGCGCATGACCAATTACATCATCCCCACCTCGCTCGACGCGCCGCCTTTTCATACCGACCTCGTCGAGGCGCCTTATGCGCTCGGGCCGGGCGGGGGCGCGAAGGGGATCGGCGAGCTGCCGATGGATGGCGGCGCGCCGGCGATCGCGGCGGCCGTCGAGCACGCGACGGGGCTCTTCGTGGGCGAGCTGCCGTTGACGCCCGAGCGGCTCTTTTCGCTCTATCAATCGTGGCAAGGCTAG
- a CDS encoding ADP-ribosylglycohydrolase family protein codes for MAENENEGGAQWRRAWARGTLLGLAVGDAFGTTLEFEVREAPPFPTLATGPHTDMVGGGPFNVAPGQVTDDTQMASCLALSLKEHGRFNAPDVAQRYVAWVPHAFDIGNLTHASLSMLARGVSLGDAARRAWIQSERRTAGNGSLMRTAPIGVALAENADSRRLAALADSAITHFDPRCRLACAAFDAAIARAASGPVEPSVMLDAAREELEEATRTLINLTPTDGLDVERARVALASDLDFASREDPDLYGPDLHLHRHQGFVRVAFRLAFWELLHAPTFEAALVDAVNRGGDADTNGAITGALVGARLGEEAIPAAWRARVLDALMEGPPGPLRDLYHPRRLLELDPDQAR; via the coding sequence ATGGCGGAAAATGAAAATGAGGGCGGCGCGCAGTGGCGACGGGCGTGGGCCCGCGGAACCCTCCTCGGCCTCGCGGTCGGCGACGCTTTCGGCACGACCCTCGAGTTCGAGGTGCGCGAGGCGCCCCCCTTCCCCACGCTGGCCACAGGGCCGCACACCGACATGGTCGGAGGCGGCCCTTTCAACGTCGCGCCCGGGCAGGTCACCGACGACACGCAGATGGCCTCCTGCCTCGCCCTGAGCCTGAAGGAGCACGGCCGATTCAACGCCCCAGACGTCGCGCAGCGCTACGTCGCGTGGGTCCCTCACGCCTTCGACATCGGCAACCTCACGCACGCCTCGCTCTCGATGCTCGCGCGCGGCGTCTCGCTCGGCGACGCGGCGCGCCGCGCCTGGATCCAGAGCGAGCGGCGAACCGCGGGAAACGGCTCGCTCATGCGCACCGCGCCCATCGGCGTCGCGCTCGCCGAAAACGCCGACTCCCGCCGCCTCGCCGCCCTCGCCGACAGCGCGATCACCCACTTCGATCCGCGGTGCAGGCTCGCGTGCGCGGCCTTCGACGCGGCGATCGCGAGGGCCGCCTCGGGCCCCGTGGAGCCGTCCGTCATGCTCGACGCCGCGCGCGAGGAGCTCGAGGAGGCCACGCGGACGCTCATCAACCTGACGCCCACCGACGGCCTCGATGTCGAGCGCGCGCGCGTGGCCCTCGCGTCCGATCTCGACTTCGCCTCGCGCGAAGATCCGGATCTGTACGGGCCCGACCTGCACCTGCACCGCCACCAAGGGTTCGTCCGTGTCGCGTTCCGGCTCGCGTTCTGGGAGCTTCTGCACGCGCCCACGTTCGAGGCCGCGCTCGTCGACGCGGTGAACCGGGGCGGGGACGCCGACACGAACGGAGCGATCACGGGGGCGCTCGTCGGGGCGCGGCTCGGCGAGGAGGCGATCCCCGCGGCCTGGCGGGCACGCGTCCTCGACGCGCTCATGGAGGGTCCGCCGGGGCCTTTGCGCGACCTCTACCACCCGCGCAGGCTGCTCGAGCTCGATCCCGATCAAGCTCGGTGA
- a CDS encoding ferritin-like domain-containing protein: MFARYLRDAMGLGATAAFAFAASGCGGNVVVDLPDDTGGAGGGGGGGTSASVGVTSSSAGGPYACGETVTPSQKLVYACLDGPPPASCPSASEATSALAAKLNADICAEFCCHSESVVSVPCGPDPTAVNCCYTAKLLIGEEMCMGLPFSVEGEARTAAMRERSDWNVALAPSLERLDPATRVALAEAWTRDALAEHASIAAFARFVMELLSVGAPVELVSDAQRAIGDEIRHAEMCFGLASAYAGAPRGPSELRIQQALAGRDDPKEIARSVVRGGAVGETIAALSAVAARQRVSDPAVAGVLDAIATDEAAHAALAWRYLMWALGSGDEALHSAVEAEIEAAIEEIAPESSPAVSEVVPSALRAHGRLSEVEAREVARRAMVEVIAPCARELLGASRWLARRERAKAAPAPASVIREPVARLRVG, encoded by the coding sequence ATGTTCGCCCGTTATCTCCGTGACGCGATGGGGCTCGGAGCGACGGCGGCGTTCGCGTTCGCCGCGAGCGGGTGCGGGGGGAACGTGGTCGTCGATCTGCCGGACGACACGGGCGGCGCGGGTGGAGGGGGCGGAGGGGGCACGAGCGCGAGCGTGGGCGTGACGAGCAGCAGCGCGGGCGGACCCTACGCGTGCGGAGAGACGGTGACGCCGAGCCAGAAGCTCGTCTACGCGTGCCTCGACGGTCCGCCGCCCGCGTCCTGCCCGAGCGCGAGCGAGGCGACGAGCGCCCTCGCGGCCAAGCTCAACGCCGACATCTGCGCCGAGTTCTGCTGCCACAGCGAGTCGGTCGTCTCGGTGCCGTGCGGCCCCGATCCGACGGCGGTCAACTGCTGCTACACGGCGAAGCTGCTCATCGGCGAGGAGATGTGCATGGGGCTGCCCTTCTCGGTCGAAGGCGAGGCGAGGACGGCCGCGATGCGCGAGCGATCGGACTGGAACGTCGCGCTCGCGCCCTCGCTGGAGCGGCTCGATCCTGCGACGCGGGTGGCGCTCGCAGAGGCGTGGACGCGCGATGCGCTGGCCGAGCACGCGTCCATCGCGGCGTTCGCGCGGTTCGTCATGGAGCTTCTGTCCGTGGGCGCGCCCGTCGAGCTGGTCTCCGACGCGCAGCGCGCGATCGGCGACGAGATCCGGCACGCGGAGATGTGCTTCGGGCTCGCGAGCGCATACGCGGGCGCGCCGCGAGGGCCGTCGGAGCTGCGCATCCAGCAGGCGCTCGCGGGGCGCGATGATCCAAAGGAGATCGCGCGGTCGGTCGTGCGCGGGGGCGCGGTGGGCGAGACGATCGCGGCGCTGTCTGCGGTCGCGGCGCGGCAGCGCGTGAGCGATCCGGCGGTCGCGGGCGTGCTCGACGCGATCGCGACGGACGAGGCGGCGCACGCGGCGCTCGCGTGGCGCTACCTGATGTGGGCCCTCGGCAGCGGCGACGAGGCGCTGCACAGCGCGGTCGAGGCGGAGATCGAAGCGGCGATCGAGGAGATCGCGCCCGAGTCGTCGCCGGCGGTCTCGGAGGTGGTGCCGAGCGCGCTGCGAGCGCACGGGCGGCTGTCGGAGGTGGAGGCGCGAGAGGTGGCCCGGCGCGCGATGGTCGAGGTGATCGCGCCGTGCGCGCGCGAGCTTCTGGGCGCGTCGCGGTGGCTCGCGCGCAGGGAGCGGGCGAAGGCTGCGCCAGCTCCGGCGAGCGTGATACGGGAGCCCGTGGCGCGGTTGCGGGTGGGTTAG
- a CDS encoding nucleotidyltransferase family protein, which translates to MMETVAVVLAAGKGARLGGPKALLRWSAGGKPRPLAMAHAEARLGADCTRVLIVARKPVVQALISFVVPGIDLLVSTAPDEQGPAGSIATAAGRLGAAERVLVFPVDTVPAKAATVASLFARLGTGGAAPLAVRPRHGGRGGHPVALQAKALERYREPNPPPLRDHLQALGDACVDEDVDDPDVLVDFDTPSEAMRVLRTPVAFFGADGK; encoded by the coding sequence ATGATGGAGACGGTCGCGGTCGTTCTCGCTGCGGGCAAGGGCGCTCGTCTCGGTGGCCCGAAGGCGCTGCTCCGCTGGTCGGCGGGCGGCAAGCCGCGGCCGCTCGCGATGGCGCACGCGGAGGCGCGGCTCGGGGCCGATTGCACGCGCGTGCTCATCGTGGCGCGCAAGCCGGTGGTGCAGGCGCTCATTTCGTTCGTCGTGCCGGGGATCGATCTGCTGGTCTCGACGGCGCCCGACGAGCAGGGGCCTGCGGGCTCGATCGCGACGGCGGCGGGGCGCCTCGGCGCGGCGGAGCGGGTGCTGGTTTTCCCGGTGGACACGGTGCCTGCGAAGGCGGCGACGGTGGCGAGCCTGTTCGCGCGGCTCGGGACGGGGGGAGCGGCGCCGCTCGCGGTGCGTCCGCGGCACGGCGGTCGCGGTGGGCATCCGGTCGCGCTTCAGGCGAAGGCGCTCGAGCGCTACCGCGAGCCGAACCCGCCGCCCTTGCGGGACCATCTGCAAGCGCTGGGCGATGCGTGCGTGGACGAGGACGTCGACGATCCGGACGTGCTCGTCGACTTCGACACGCCGTCGGAGGCGATGCGGGTGCTCAGGACGCCGGTGGCGTTCTTCGGGGCGGATGGGAAGTAG
- a CDS encoding XdhC family protein encodes MLDVSQVFPRTALPQEVMRAALDALDRGSRVVVATVVARHGSAPCTPGQKLALFPDGAALGTVGGGAVERVVLRSMAEALAASSPSPRIDTFRLGASLGMCCGGSADILLEPLAPAHHVLIVGAGHVGIFLAPLLASLGFRVTLCDGREPAANPARLPAVPAPEGDPGPGAVRLLHAEHDDPEVRAGLPEDLGSSAALVMTHDHQLDQAAIEWALRAGFGLVGGVGSRAKAARTRARLASKGFAADEAARVRMPLGVDVGARSPGEIGVAIAAELVAFRAAQTGVVRGARGADRSGEAASAEVVEANANAEGSA; translated from the coding sequence GTGCTCGATGTCTCGCAGGTGTTCCCTCGCACGGCGCTGCCGCAGGAAGTGATGCGGGCGGCGCTCGATGCCCTCGATCGCGGGTCGCGGGTGGTCGTCGCCACGGTCGTGGCGCGGCACGGGTCGGCGCCTTGCACGCCGGGGCAAAAGCTCGCGCTCTTCCCGGACGGAGCGGCGCTCGGCACCGTGGGCGGAGGGGCGGTCGAGCGCGTGGTGCTCCGCTCGATGGCCGAGGCGCTCGCGGCCTCGTCACCGTCGCCGCGGATCGACACCTTCCGCCTCGGCGCCTCGCTCGGCATGTGCTGCGGCGGCTCGGCGGACATCCTGCTCGAGCCGCTCGCGCCGGCGCATCACGTGCTGATCGTGGGCGCCGGGCACGTGGGGATCTTCCTCGCGCCCCTGCTCGCGTCGCTCGGCTTCCGCGTCACGCTCTGCGACGGTCGCGAGCCTGCCGCCAACCCTGCGCGCCTGCCCGCCGTGCCCGCGCCCGAGGGCGATCCGGGGCCTGGGGCGGTGCGCTTGCTGCACGCCGAGCACGACGACCCCGAGGTGCGCGCGGGTCTGCCCGAGGATCTCGGGTCGAGCGCGGCGCTCGTCATGACGCACGATCATCAGCTCGATCAGGCGGCGATCGAGTGGGCGCTGCGGGCGGGCTTCGGGCTCGTGGGGGGCGTGGGCAGCCGCGCGAAGGCGGCGCGGACGCGGGCGCGGCTCGCGTCGAAGGGGTTCGCGGCGGACGAGGCGGCGCGGGTGCGGATGCCGCTCGGGGTGGACGTGGGCGCGCGCAGCCCCGGCGAGATCGGCGTGGCGATTGCTGCGGAGCTGGTGGCGTTTCGCGCGGCGCAGACGGGCGTCGTGCGCGGGGCGCGGGGCGCGGATCGGAGCGGTGAGGCGGCGTCTGCCGAGGTGGTGGAGGCGAACGCAAACGCGGAAGGGAGCGCATGA
- a CDS encoding HEAT repeat domain-containing protein — protein MTARRGPDFRLEDAVRDPGFSPRRADVPALVDLVAKNAEEAEPAARALSGRAAPAEVVRAELMAKALAATAPGERSRLTALAGRIALVHPDEALQAFLFERLGDADTRTRKSAATALGKMRGEAVAEALSKALAGEGEGSVRRALVEALGKAGGAEAASLLADMDAGEDPRLDEMRAKAQLMAARTAGREVPSSFDADKPAAAPVPVVLHCRAGLGAILRGEIDKELAPRLHPRAADRVLATLTGPPARLFAARTMLFFGFPLPPEPIGEDGDVVEPLVRALVSPEARALFDHWTVGPVRFRIAWAGGGKRRASTWRAAEEVARRAPALVNDPTESTWEAVVREAGDKLEVELLPRAEDPRFVYRKRDVPAASHPTIAAALVRVAGVQEDDVVWDPFVGSAAELCERALAGPYMRLVGSDRDPAALAAARENLTAAGVADAVLVKGDALSFVPAGPRPTLVITNPPMGRRVLRGADLGMFFDRFLDNVARVLAPGGRLVWVSPLPGRAVATAERFGLSASLQQDIDMGGFEAQIQVLRKDAGRSMRRPPRR, from the coding sequence GTGACCGCGCGTCGAGGTCCGGATTTTCGGCTCGAGGACGCCGTGCGCGATCCCGGGTTCTCTCCCCGCCGGGCCGACGTGCCCGCGCTCGTCGACCTCGTCGCGAAGAACGCCGAGGAAGCGGAGCCCGCCGCGCGCGCTCTGTCGGGGCGCGCCGCCCCCGCCGAGGTCGTGCGCGCGGAGCTGATGGCGAAAGCCCTCGCTGCCACCGCCCCGGGCGAGCGCTCGAGGCTCACCGCGCTCGCCGGCCGCATCGCCCTCGTGCACCCCGACGAGGCGCTCCAGGCGTTCCTCTTCGAGCGGCTCGGGGACGCCGATACACGGACGCGCAAGAGCGCGGCGACCGCCCTCGGCAAGATGCGCGGCGAGGCCGTGGCGGAGGCGCTCTCGAAGGCCCTCGCAGGCGAGGGGGAGGGCAGCGTGCGGCGCGCGCTCGTCGAGGCGCTCGGCAAGGCCGGCGGCGCCGAGGCGGCCTCGCTGCTCGCGGACATGGACGCCGGCGAGGACCCGCGCCTCGACGAGATGCGCGCGAAGGCCCAGCTCATGGCCGCGCGAACCGCCGGACGCGAGGTCCCCTCGTCGTTCGACGCCGACAAACCCGCCGCGGCGCCCGTGCCGGTCGTGCTCCACTGCCGCGCTGGCCTCGGCGCGATCTTGCGGGGCGAGATCGACAAGGAGCTCGCGCCGCGCCTGCACCCCCGCGCCGCCGACCGCGTGCTCGCGACCCTCACCGGCCCGCCCGCGCGCCTGTTCGCGGCGAGGACCATGCTCTTCTTCGGCTTCCCCTTGCCCCCCGAGCCCATCGGCGAGGACGGCGACGTCGTCGAGCCGCTCGTGCGCGCGCTCGTCTCGCCCGAGGCGCGCGCCCTCTTCGATCACTGGACCGTGGGCCCCGTGCGCTTCCGCATCGCGTGGGCCGGCGGCGGCAAGCGGCGGGCGAGCACCTGGCGCGCGGCCGAGGAGGTCGCGCGGCGCGCCCCCGCGCTCGTCAACGATCCGACCGAGAGCACCTGGGAGGCCGTCGTGCGCGAGGCGGGCGACAAGCTCGAGGTCGAGCTGTTGCCCCGCGCCGAGGACCCTCGCTTCGTTTACCGCAAGCGCGACGTCCCGGCGGCCTCGCACCCGACGATCGCCGCGGCCCTCGTGCGCGTGGCGGGCGTGCAGGAGGACGACGTCGTGTGGGATCCGTTCGTCGGATCAGCCGCCGAGCTGTGCGAGCGCGCGCTCGCGGGGCCGTACATGCGCCTCGTCGGCTCGGATCGCGATCCGGCAGCGCTCGCCGCGGCGCGCGAGAACCTCACGGCCGCGGGCGTGGCGGACGCGGTGCTCGTCAAAGGCGACGCGCTCTCCTTCGTTCCCGCGGGGCCGAGGCCGACGCTCGTCATCACGAACCCGCCGATGGGCAGGCGCGTGCTGCGCGGCGCAGATCTCGGGATGTTCTTCGATCGCTTCCTCGACAACGTGGCGCGCGTGCTCGCGCCAGGCGGCCGGCTCGTCTGGGTGTCGCCGTTGCCGGGGCGCGCCGTCGCGACGGCCGAGAGGTTTGGCCTCTCGGCGTCGCTTCAGCAGGACATCGACATGGGGGGCTTCGAGGCCCAGATCCAGGTGCTCAGAAAGGACGCAGGAAGAAGTATGCGCCGCCCGCCGCGGCGATGA